In the candidate division KSB1 bacterium genome, TTCAGGTGATCGTGGGTCTCTTAGGATTTTATTTTCACCTGGCTGCGGATTTGCGAGGACCTGCTTCGAGCTTCATGGACAATTTAAAATACGGTGCCCCAGTGTTTGCACCACTGCTCTTTCCCAACCTCGCAATATTAGCAGCGATTGGGATTTGGGACATGCTTGATAAAACGTCAGAACTCAACGCCAAGTGACAGGCGCATTGCAAATTTAAAATGTTGTTCGGAATCGGTCAGAATTTCTTTGTCTGAATTTACATGCATTGCGTTTTTCAAATCGGTTTTATCCCCAACCCAGCCCCCAGTTGGAAATCGTAACCGATAACAAAAGTTAAATGAGCACTGATGGCAAATCCGGCGAATATCGCGATGGCAATACGGAGGGGTGTCACTGTTAAGAATGTGATTCATCATGTCCTTCGATAGGCTCAAGATGGCTGGTTACTTCAGTTTGCATAGGAAATGAATCTATGATTGCCTTTTCAAGGCATGTCGCTTGTTGGTGGGCTTTAGAAATAGGGATATCTTTATGAAATAGCAAATGAAACTCGATGACTAATTTGTTGCCTGCATTTCGGTGACGAAGGCGGTGAAATCGAATGTCGTATTCTTTAGTTGCTTTTTGCAGAATTTCGCGGAGCTTTTTATTAACGTTTGGATCGGCCTCATCCATCAGTCCACCAACGGAACGTCGCACAAGCTTTGAACCAGACCACAAGATGTTTATCGCCACAAGGATAGCGATAATCGGATCGAATGGCAACCAACCTGTCCAGAGCGTCAAAAGCAAGGCCACAATTACGCCAAGACTTGTCCAACTGTCCGTCAGAACGTGTTTACCATTGGCTTCAAGGACAATGGAGTGATATTTTTTTCCTTGTCGAATGAGGTACCAACCCAGGCCTCCATTGATTACAGTAGCAAGCACAATAAAGCCAATGCCCTCCTCAATGTTTTCCAAATGGTGTCCAGTTAGCCATTTTTCAATGGATTCGTAAAGAATGTATAACCCGGCAACAATAATCATGGCGCCTTCAAACCCCGCAGAGAAGAAGCTAATCCGATCATGGCCGTAAAGATGGGTCTTGTCTGCCGGCTTCATGCTTAACCACAGGCTGAAGGCAGCAAATGAAACAGCGAGCATGTGCACCACGGATTCCGCTGCGTCAGAAAGAATCGCGGCCGATCCAGTTATCACAGATGCATTGATTTTGAGGATCAACATCAAGAAACCGACGCCAAGCGATAACCGTATGGCAAATTTCAAATGTTGTTCGGAATCGGTCAAAATTTCTTTGTCTGAATCTACATGATTTGCGCTTTTCAAATCGGTTTTATCCCCAAAGCAATTTCAACAGGTAGCCACATTTGTTTTCTGCTAATTTCAGTAATCTTAAAGCCCGCATCTACTAAAGCCCGCCGCACATATATAGGACGACAATCGAGGAATTTCGGAAAATGTTGATGTGTCCACTCAAATGCTTTAATCAATAAAGTTTGCTTTCCTTCCTTAGACAGTCCCGCGACGACAATTCGACCAGACGGTCGTAAAACTCGCATACATTCCTGCAGAACTTTTGGAATTTCCGGCGTATCGAATAATTCCAATGTAAAGCTCATAAAAACCGCATCCAGAAAGTTGTCTTGATAAGGCAGGTCGATCGCGTCGCTACAAACCAATTCTGCTCGTTTAGCTAGGTTCTGCTTCTCTAAGAGTTTTTTGCCACGTTTCATCATTTCCTCTGATAAATCTACACCATAAACCTTACCAGTCACTCCCACTACTTTTGCGATTTCTGTGAGGCAGTGGCCTGTCCCAAAACCGATTTCTAATATTTTTTCTCCTGATCTCGATGCCAGTCTCGCGAGAGCGATCCTACGTACCGGCGCTTCACTAGGGTATGCAAGAAGGTCATAAAATTTGCTGATTCGATTATAAAATGTTTTGGTTTGAGAACGGGATTGAAAAACTGGTAGAACCCCGGGTTGGGCTTTACTAAATGACCGAGTAGTCATCTCTGCAAGGGAAGGTGGCTGGACAGCTGACATTTAATCTTTGTATCCTATTCCGTGTAAGTATGAACGCTATACTCTGACGAAGGTAAGTAATTCAGACCAAACCAGCAAATCAATAGAACGATAAATGAAAAGGCCAAGAAGCCGAGTTTGATTTGATTTGAGCGTTATAGCTTCCATAGGACGGCTTCACAATTTTTGATATCATAATAGTTCCTGCATGATAATCTCCTTTCGCTGTGGTTAGCCAGGGCTACCAAATTCACGGTAATAGGCTTGTTGCATCAGAATATTTTCTTCATTTTCGTGATCACGTAGAGAGGTGATGACATCATTCAGTTCAAATTGAACTTGTTCCAATTCCGTGTCATTTTTTTTCTTCATTCGTTTCAACTTGAACAAAATTTCATCCAAGCTCATCAAGATCTGATCATGCTCTACTTTCAGTCCACTAACTTTTCGAGAGAGATGAGGAGCAACCTTTACAATGTCCTCCATAAAGCCGCCTTCTTCTTCCAAATCAAAATGCTTTAATAGGCGATTCTTGAAGTCGCGCAATTGCCAGATGAACTCCAGTTTCCAATCAAAAAATTCTTTAGCATCAACTTCTGTCATTTCTGAGAGATTTAAAGCGCCGATATATCGCCGAATGCTCTCGTGATCTTTTGCAATTTTTTCAGCAACTTCTGTTTTGTCTCTTTCCATAAAAATACTCCTTATCGTAATTCTGTTTGTTATGTTATTTAATGATAATGGAGAATCTTTAACCTAAAGCTATATCTAATGTCATCATGACAGCAAATCCAAGCATTGTACACATTGTTGCAAGATCTGTGTTTTTTTCTAACTGTGATTCCGGTATCAATTCTTCAACAACCACAAATATCATGGCTCCTGCAGCAAATGATAGAGCGTACGGTAGAATAGGTTTTATTAATATTACCGCTGCTGCACCAAGGACACCTGCAATGGGTTCAACAATTCCGGATAATTGTCCATACCAAAAGCTTTTAAAACAAGACATACCTTCTCTACGCAGGGGGACTGAAACTGCTGCGCCCTCTGGAAAATTTTGGATGCCAATACCCAGAGCTAACGTAATTGCACCAGATAATGATACAGAAGGCAAATTCTCATTTAAAGCACCGAATGCAACACCAACCGCCAACCCTTCTGGTATATTATGTAGAGTTATTGCAAGCACTAAAAGAATACTCCTACGCCAGCTTGTTTTAAGACCTTCAGCTTCTTTCATCGGAAATCCAATGTGGAGGTGAGGTAACACCTTGTCTAAAATACTGAGGAATACTCCGCCTAACAAAAATCCCACTACCGCAGGAATCCAAGCAGGTATGTTTGATTCCTCTGCCATTTCTATTGCTGGTGCCAGAAGTGACCAAAAACTCGCAGCAATCATGACGCCCGAAGCAAATCCAAGCATGCCATCTAAGACTTTTCTATTAATGTTTTTAAAAATAAAAACGACTCCAGCCCCTAAGCCGGTTACGAACCAGGTAAAACACGTTGCTAATAAAGCTTGAAATATTGGATCTAGATTTTTAAACCACTCAATCATAACTAATTCCTTAGTTAGTTAAAAAAGCTGATCCATGTTGCCTTCGCCGAGTTTTTCCAGGATTCTGTAATGGGATATTGTTTGGCCGATCATGGTTAAAAATGACATTATGGATAGCCAATCTCCTGCATCTGTTTCCGTACTATTCCACGCGCATACCTTCAATGACTAGGTAGACGTCCCATTTCAGAAAGTACGTCTTACTAATCTTAAGTTTTGAAGACTCTTGAACGTAGTCTAAGGTATTTCGGTCAAAGCAAGCGCCGTAGACCTTTTCAATAAATGGTGAAAAAAGTTCAAACAGTTTTCTGCCTTTGGTTGGAGTTCATCGGGCATCACGCAGCACAAGAACGTCGAAATCAACCAGTCAAAATGGTTGGAAGGAATAGAATTCATAACCGTGGCATCTTCCTGGCAGAGGTCGACTTTGCAGACAGCCGATTTTGCCCGTCTCATTGTTTCTTCTCAGCATTACTTTACTCAGGTCAACAGCAGTGAGCTTGACACCTGGGTGATAATATTTTAGATTGCGTCCAGTGCCGACTCCGGCTTCGAGCGCTTTACCGCGTACATCTTTCAGCAACCCGGGCCGCCATCGTCTATATTGCCTCTCCCAGGGATAATCCAGAATATCGTAGAACCTTCCGGTAATATCATACTTAGCCTGAAGCGACCGGCAATCTTCGTTGATGGAGTTCGTCAGGCTGGAAGGCGACATTTCCACCGTATCTGAACGCGAAGTATTAGTCACATGTTGCAACTTTTTCTACCTCCTTTGGCACTGTATGCACGAAACAGCCGTACCGCAGCGGCTCCTCCATACGGCAAGACCAGACCAGTTTGCCATTCAAGACCGTCATGTCCGGGCAGCCGTCACACATATTTTGCGTGCCGTCCTCGAGAACATCCGGCGGCTGGATGATCATGATCGACTGGTAGCGCAGCCGCTTGAAGAGCCGAATTGGATTCGCCAGGACTGAGAGAAAATACTTCTTCGCAATTCGGCGAACCTTCGCATCGATGGCAGATAACAGCAGCATGGACTTGCCCCGGCGGTGAATCTTTGGCTCGGTGTAAGCCAGGTAGTGTCCGTGGCGCAGATGGTGGAATATCTGCGAAACCTCCATGAATTTAGGTCCAACGTAACCGTAAATTCGCTCCCTGGTTCCAAGTCGCCCGCCGAGCAGCCATTTGAAGGAATCGGGTTTGTTATTGCCGTTGAGATAAGCAGCGCTGTCAAAGTCAGGAAAACGTTTTTTAAGCAGTTCATAAATGTCGGTGGACAAAATATCTACCTTTCTATCACTGGAGGTAGTGTAGGGAATTTCACCTAAGTCGACCTTTTCTGCCCCGGCATAGTAGTCAAATCGTCCGTCCAATTCGGCGGCGCGGTAGGCGATAAAAACCATGACATGCACTTTGTCGATATGCTTCTGGGCCCAATCTACCAGGTCTGGCACATATGGCAAAGTGTCCTCGTAAACCGTAGAATTGAAGGCGCAGGAGAGGCCGCCAATTTGGTGCAGCATTTCAGCGAATTGTTCACGAAGTGTACACAATTCCAACTCGTTTTTGTTTTTCCAATGCGGCCGGCTTTGTTTGCTGTCGACATGAAACGTAAATCCTTTCGCTCCTGCTTTTTTGAGCTCCTGCAAAAGCTCTTTGGTCAAAGCTACGCCGTTGGTGTTAAGAATGGGTTTCTGGCCATCTTCAGCGACCATGCGCACGATCTCGACTATTTCCGGATGAATGAGCGGCTCGCCGCCCGCAATGGAGACGCCGTCGGTTGTCCGAAATTTCTTGAAAACAGCCAGTTCTTCTTTGATTTGTTCTAGGGATTTATGCCCGCGAGGATCATTGATGCGGTAACACCCTTCGCAAACGATATTGCATTTCCAGGTTGGTTCGAGCCAGGAGATAGCGTTATCGGTGAGGCTCCAGGGGAGTCGATAGTAATTTTTTGGATCTAAATGTACAGCCACTTTTGTCCCTCCTTACTGTCAGATTTTAAAAAGTCATGATCTCTAATTGCCGCTGCAGCTCATCCCAATGCCCTGGGTCGCTGCCTGAAAACAAGTCATACATTGCGGATGATCTAGCGTTATCTCCTTGAGTGCTTTTTTGAGGGAGCTTCCCAAATAAGCGCCATCCGCAACTTCTTTGGCGGCTAAAACCGCACACTTGTACCAGCCACCTTCTCCAGTTGCCTCCTTTCCAAATGATCGCGAATAGGAGCACTGGAAGCGATCAAACCCGTGATTTGTATAGCTGGCAATACAATGATTTGTAATTCCCAGGGATTCGATATGAGGCAGATCCGAAATAGTTCTTCTGTGCGTTTCTTGGCCTTGATCGAAGAATGGAATCCCCCATAATTCCAGCGAAACGAGCCCGAAGTTTTTCAACATCACTTTGTATCTTCGCTCCAAAACCTCCTTTCTATGCGAAACCTCAGTGGCTTTGCCGGTTCCTTCGTATGTGTAGGCAATCACTGGATGAATCCCGTGATACAGGAATCGATGCAA is a window encoding:
- a CDS encoding class I SAM-dependent methyltransferase encodes the protein MQHVTNTSRSDTVEMSPSSLTNSINEDCRSLQAKYDITGRFYDILDYPWERQYRRWRPGLLKDVRGKALEAGVGTGRNLKYYHPGVKLTAVDLSKVMLRRNNETGKIGCLQSRPLPGRCHGYEFYSFQPF
- a CDS encoding radical SAM protein — protein: MAVHLDPKNYYRLPWSLTDNAISWLEPTWKCNIVCEGCYRINDPRGHKSLEQIKEELAVFKKFRTTDGVSIAGGEPLIHPEIVEIVRMVAEDGQKPILNTNGVALTKELLQELKKAGAKGFTFHVDSKQSRPHWKNKNELELCTLREQFAEMLHQIGGLSCAFNSTVYEDTLPYVPDLVDWAQKHIDKVHVMVFIAYRAAELDGRFDYYAGAEKVDLGEIPYTTSSDRKVDILSTDIYELLKKRFPDFDSAAYLNGNNKPDSFKWLLGGRLGTRERIYGYVGPKFMEVSQIFHHLRHGHYLAYTEPKIHRRGKSMLLLSAIDAKVRRIAKKYFLSVLANPIRLFKRLRYQSIMIIQPPDVLEDGTQNMCDGCPDMTVLNGKLVWSCRMEEPLRYGCFVHTVPKEVEKVATCD
- a CDS encoding methyltransferase domain-containing protein, producing MTTRSFSKAQPGVLPVFQSRSQTKTFYNRISKFYDLLAYPSEAPVRRIALARLASRSGEKILEIGFGTGHCLTEIAKVVGVTGKVYGVDLSEEMMKRGKKLLEKQNLAKRAELVCSDAIDLPYQDNFLDAVFMSFTLELFDTPEIPKVLQECMRVLRPSGRIVVAGLSKEGKQTLLIKAFEWTHQHFPKFLDCRPIYVRRALVDAGFKITEISRKQMWLPVEIALGIKPI
- a CDS encoding ZIP family metal transporter, with translation MEWFKNLDPIFQALLATCFTWFVTGLGAGVVFIFKNINRKVLDGMLGFASGVMIAASFWSLLAPAIEMAEESNIPAWIPAVVGFLLGGVFLSILDKVLPHLHIGFPMKEAEGLKTSWRRSILLVLAITLHNIPEGLAVGVAFGALNENLPSVSLSGAITLALGIGIQNFPEGAAVSVPLRREGMSCFKSFWYGQLSGIVEPIAGVLGAAAVILIKPILPYALSFAAGAMIFVVVEELIPESQLEKNTDLATMCTMLGFAVMMTLDIALG
- a CDS encoding cation transporter, whose translation is MKSANHVDSDKEILTDSEQHLKFAIRLSLGVGFLMLILKINASVITGSAAILSDAAESVVHMLAVSFAAFSLWLSMKPADKTHLYGHDRISFFSAGFEGAMIIVAGLYILYESIEKWLTGHHLENIEEGIGFIVLATVINGGLGWYLIRQGKKYHSIVLEANGKHVLTDSWTSLGVIVALLLTLWTGWLPFDPIIAILVAINILWSGSKLVRRSVGGLMDEADPNVNKKLREILQKATKEYDIRFHRLRHRNAGNKLVIEFHLLFHKDIPISKAHQQATCLEKAIIDSFPMQTEVTSHLEPIEGHDESHS
- a CDS encoding hemerythrin domain-containing protein, which encodes MERDKTEVAEKIAKDHESIRRYIGALNLSEMTEVDAKEFFDWKLEFIWQLRDFKNRLLKHFDLEEEGGFMEDIVKVAPHLSRKVSGLKVEHDQILMSLDEILFKLKRMKKKNDTELEQVQFELNDVITSLRDHENEENILMQQAYYREFGSPG